One Brassica napus cultivar Da-Ae chromosome C2, Da-Ae, whole genome shotgun sequence DNA window includes the following coding sequences:
- the LOC106382536 gene encoding phosphoglucan, water dikinase, chloroplastic, with amino-acid sequence MESIGSHCNTSPFTSITRNSSLPRLVHFTPRVFHLRHQSDSRRLTCSASSSTIEEQRMNKDGSGPSRKKVKLNVRLNHQVKFGEHVAIFGSAEEIGSWKEKSPLTWTETGWVCELHLNGGQPLEFKFVIVKTDGSLSWESGDNRVLNLPKSGAFSLVCHWDATREALDVVSQEEVGEGERVVGSSENGAQLRKSTLAGEWKGKEASFMSSNEHGSREVGRSWDTSGLEGPGLKMVEGDRNSRNWWRKLEMVREVIVGSVEREERLKALIYSAVYLKWINTGQIPCFEDGGHHRPNRHAEISRLIFRELENICSKKDATAEEVLVARKIHPCLPSFKAEFTASVPLTRIRDIAHRNDIPHDLKQEIKHTIQNKLHRNAGPEDLIATEAMLERITETPGKYSGDFVEQFKIFHNELKDFFNAGSLTEQLDSMKVSMDERGLSALTLFLECKERLDASGESSNVLELIKTMHSLASLRETIVKELNRGLRNDAPDAAIAMRQKWRLCEIGLEDYFFVLLSRFLNALETMGGAVKLAKDVGSRDVSSWNDPLDALLLGVHQVGLSGWKQEECLAIGNELLAWRERDPLEKEGEEDGKTIWAMRLKATLDRARRLTAEYSDLLLQIFPSNVEILGRALGIPENSVKTYTEAEIRAGIIFQISKLCTVLLKAVRNTLGSEGWDVIVPGSISGTLVQVDSIVPGSLPSTDGGPVILLVNKADGDEEVSAANGNIAGVMLLQELPHLSHLGVRARQEKIVFVTCDDDEKVADIRRLVEKYVSLEASPSNVNLILSTEDNKRTDKKSVSVSEEESKPVSSSSNSLLYSSKDIPSGGIIALADSDVSTSGSKAAACGLLASLAAASARVHSEHGVPASFKVPTGVVIPFGSMESALKQSNSEEKFTSLLEKLETATPQDGELDSICDQIHELMNSLQVPKETINSISKAFPKDARLIVRSSANVEDLAGMSAAGLYESIPNVSPSDSSVFSASVCGVWASLYTRRAVLSRKAAGVSQREASMAVLVQEMLSPDLSFVLHTVSPSDPKSNLVEAEIAPGLGETLASGTRGTPWRLASGKLDGIVQTLAFANFSEELLVSGKGPADGKYVRLTVDYSKKRLTVDSVFRQRLGQRLGSVGFFLERNFHCAQDVEGCLVGEDVYIVQSRPQPL; translated from the exons ATGGAGAGCATTGGCAGCCACTGTAACACCTCTCCCTTCACCTCCATCACAAGAAACTCCTCTCTCCCCAGACTCGTTCACTTCACTCCCAGAGTATTCCACCTCCGCCACCAGTCAGACTCTCGTCGTCTCACATGCTCTGCTTCTTCCTCCACCAT TGAAGAACAACGGATGAACAAAGATGGGTCGGGTCCGTCGAGAAAGAAAGTGAAGTTAAACGTGAGACTTAACCATCAAGTCAAGTTCGGTGAGCACGTGGCTATCTTTGGCTCAGCTGAAGAGATTGGCTCCTGGAAGGAGAAATCTCCTCTCACTTGGACTGAAACTGGATGGGTTTGCGAGCTTCACCTCAACGGAGGCCAGCCTCTGGAGTTCAAGTTCGTCATTGTGAAAACCGACGGTTCGCTCTCATGGGAGTCCGGTGACAACCGCGTCCTTAACCTCCCCAAGTCCGGAGCTTTCTCCCTCGTATGCCACTGGGACGCTACTAGAGAGGCCCTTGATGTTGTCTCTCAGGAGGAGGTTGGTGAGGGAGAGAGAGTGGTGGGGAGTAGTGAGAACGGTGCGCAGCTTCGGAAGAGTACGTTGGCTGGGGAGTGGAAAGGGAAAGAGGCTTCCTTTATGAGTTCTAATGAGCATGGAAGCAGAGAGGTTGGGAGGAGTTGGGATACTAGTGGTCTTGAAGGTCCGGGTCTCAAGATGGTGGAAGGTGATCGCAACTCTAGGAACTGGTGGAGAAAG CTTGAAATGGTACGGGAGGTTATAGTTGGGAGTGTTGAGAGGGAGGAAAGGTTGAAGGCGCTTATATACTCTGCAGTGTATTTGAAG TGGATAAACACAGGACAGATTCCATGTTTTGAAGATGGAGGGCATCACCGTCCGAACCGGCATGCTGAGATCTCCAGGCTTATATTCCGTGAGTTGGAGAACATTTGCAGCAAGAAAGATGCTACTGCAGAG GAAGTGCTTGTTGCTAGGAAAATCCATCCGTGTTTACCTTCTTTCAAAGCAGAGTTCACTGCATCTGTCCCTCTAACTAGAATTAGAGACATCGCCCATCGCAATGACATTCCTCATGATCTCAAG CAAGAGATCAAGCACACAATACAAAACAAGCTCCACCGGAATGCCGGTCCAGAAGATCTAATTGCAACAGAAGCAATGCTTGAGAGAATCACTGAGACCCCAGGAAAATACAGTGGAGACTTTGTGGAGCAGTTCAAAATATTCCATAATGAGCTTAAGGATTTCTTTAATGCTGGAAG CCTCACTGAacaacttgattctatgaaagtTTCTATGGATGAGAGAGGTCTTTCTGCTCTCACTTTGTTTCTTGAATGTAAAGAG CGCCTTGACGCATCTGGAGAATCAAGCAATGTTTTGGAGTTGATTAAAACTATGCATTCTCTGGCTTCTCTAAGAGAAACAATTGTTAAGGAACTTAATAGAGGCTTGCGAAATGATGCTCCTGATGCTGCCATTGCAATGCGCCAGAAG TGGCGTCTTTGTGAGATTGGCCTCGAGGATTACTTCTTTGTTCTACTAAGCAG ATTCCTGAATGCTCTTGAAACTATGGGAGGAGCTGTTAAACTGGCGAAAGATGTGGGATCAAGAGATGTTTCCTCGTGGAATGATCCTCTAGATGCTTTGCTCTTGGGTGTTCACCAAGTGGGTCTATCTGgttggaagcaagaggaatgtttAGCCATTGGAAACGAACTCCTAGCGTGGCGGGAGAGAGACCCACTTGAAAAAGAAG GGGAAGAGGATGGGAAAACGATTTGGGCCATGAGGCTGAAAGCAACACTTGATCGAGCAAGGAGATTAACAGCAGAATATTCTGATTTGCTTCTTCAAATATTTCCTTCTAATGTGGAG ATATTAGGAAGAGCTCTAGGGATTCCAGAGAACAGTGTCAAGACCTATACAGAAGCTGAGATTCGTGCTGG GATAATATTTCAGATCTCAAAGCTCTGCACTGTTCTTCTGAAAGCTGTTAGAAACACACTTGGTTCTGAGGGATGGGACGTCATTGTTCCTGGATCCATTTCTGGGACATTAGTTCAG GTGGATAGCATTGTGCCAGGTTCATTACCATCAACTGATGGTGGTCCTGTTATTTTATTGGTCAACAAAGCTGATGGCGATGAAGAG GTAAGTGCTGCTAATGGGAACATAGCCGGAGTCATGCTTCTCCAGGAACTGCCTCACTTGTCCCACCTTGGCGTTAGAGCGCGGCAG GAGAAAATAGTCTTTGTGACATGTGATGACGATGAAAAGGTGGCTGACATACGGCGACTTGTTGAAAAATATGTGAG TTTGGAAGCATCTCCAAGCAATGTGAATCTGATACTGTCAACTGAAGATAACAAAAGGACGGATAAGAAGAGTGTATCTGTCAGTGAAGAAGAGTCAAAGCCTGTTTCCTCATCTTCTAATAGCCTCCTTTACTCATCCAAG GATATCCCTAGTGGAGGAATCATAGCACTTGCTGATTCAGATGTATCAACATCTGGTTCAAAAGCTGCTGCTTGTGGTCTTCTTGCTTCTTTAGCAGCAGCCTCTGCTAGAG TGCACAGCGAACATGGAGTTCCAGCATCATTTAAGGTTCCAACCGGAGTTGTCATACCTTTTGGCTCCATGGAGTCAGCTTTAAAGCAAAGCAACTCAGAAGAAAAGTTTACATCTCTCCTAGAAAAGCTAGAAACCGCCACACCTCAAGACGGTGAGCTAGACAGCATATGTGATCAGATCCATGAACTGATGAACTCACTGCAAGTCCCTAAAGAAACAATCAACAGCATAAGCAAAGCCTTTCCCAAAGACGCTCGTCTCATCGTTCGTTCAAGCGCCAACGTAGAGGACTTAGCTGGAATGTCAGCAGCAGGACTCTATGAATCAATCCCCAACGTGAGTCCCTCAGATTCTTCAGTGTTCTCTGCTTCCGTTTGCGGAGTTTGGGCTTCTCTCTACACAAGAAGAGCTGTCCTAAGCCGTAAAGCTGCTGGTGTCTCTCAGAGAGAGGCTTCAATGGCGGTTCTCGTTCAAGAAATGCTTTCTCCGGACTTATCTTTCGTTCTTCACACTGTGAGTCCTTCTGATCCAAAGAGCAACCTAGTGGAAGCTGAGATTGCTCCTGGTTTAGGTGAGACTTTAGCTTCAGGGACGAGAGGAACACCGTGGAGGCTCGCTTCGGGTAAGCTTGATGGGATTGTGCAGACCTTAGCGTTTGCTAACTTTAGTGAAGAGCTTCTTGTGTCAGGTAAAGGTCCTGCTGATGGCAAATATGTTCGGTTGACCGTTGACTATAGCAAGAAACGGTTAACGGTTGACTCGGTGTTTAGACAGAGACTCGGTCAGAGACTTGGTTCGGTTGGTTTCTTCTTGGAAAGAAACTTTCATTGTGCACAAGACGTTGAAGGTTGTTTGGTTGGTGAAGATGTTTACATTGTTCAGTC